The window TTGTCACATGTTGGATTCTCCTGACCGGAGATGACGTTATCCTACTTAATGGGGTGAGTATTACTCCCAGATATTTCTGTATACTTTTCTACCTTGAGGGCTTTCTGCTCAGAAAAGCTACAAGTATCGAACATAATAACAATCATTCCGAGTTTGAACAATTCACTTGGTCCTTCTCGCCAGTCTACCATTTCTAGCTTCATTATTAATTCTTTCCAAGAAAAAAGAGAGGTAAGCGAGTATCCGACAGAACGATTTTCTGCTCAGGCCAGTGTGTTCCTTTATTCTGGGGCAAAGAGTTTGCTGACCAGCTGGCCTGGGGCATCCAAGCTTTCGTGCAATGAGACGATTGCCTGCTCAGTCCGTTCGGCTTTACGGATAACACTGGAGTTCGGGAAAAAGACAAGAGGTCGCTCGCCCAGCTCCTGCTCAAGGAATTGTTCATCCTGCTCGTCCTGAATCAGATTGCCGATGAAATAGACCCGAGGAATTCCCACGTCATCAGCCATTTGTTTGATTTTTAGAGCGGTTCGGATGCCTGACCTGGAAGGAATTGTGACGATCAGGAGGCAATCGGCCCCGGCCACAGTGCCCCGGCCCAGATGTTCTACCCCCGCCTCCATATCCAAGAGCACTGTTTCATTGGCGGTTAAGAGCATTTTTTTGAGCATCTTGCGGAGGACATGATTCTCCGGGCAGGCACAGCCACCTTCTGCGGTCTGGACAGCCCCTAAAATCATCAGACGGATGCCGTCCTGCTCCAGCATGAAATCGCGCAGGAGATCATTGACCTCGGGATTAAGATTATAAAAGGGCGAACCCTGCGTCTTTCCAGCCCGTTCCGCCAGCAAGACACCCATTTCCGCTATGGGTTTAACTTTCTTTGCATCTCCGATTCCCAGGGTTTCGGCCATATGAGGGCTGGGATCCGCATCAATCACCAGTACCTTTTTTCCCTGCTTTTGCAGCTCCCCGGCCAACAGGGCCATGATGGTTGTCTTACCAACGCCTCCCTTGCCACTGATCGCGATTTTCATAATCTTTTCTCCTGAATTCCTTGCCTTGTTCCAATAGAGTGGTTACAATAATCAGAAATATAATTGAAGTATAGCCGACAGTCGAGTGTGCGGCACAATATGGTAAATCCCCTAAATTTTATCAGGAGACTATACAATATGGAAACAAAGTATGCGAGCACTACTACAGCGGGTGCCAGGACCAGGGCGCGACAGGAGGCGTCAACGATATTCTTGGCTAAGGTCTTTAACTGGATGGCAGGCGGACTGGCTTTAACAGGTATTGTCGCTTGGTTTGCAGTCACGACTGGTCTAACCTTGTCCATTGCCAGGTCGCCACTTTATTTCGTTCTGTTTTTGATTGAACTTGGAATGGTCTTTTACCTTTCTGCCCGTGTGGACAAGATGAAGGCGGCCACTGCCACGGCCTTATTTACCGGTTATGCTGCTTTGAACGGATTAACTATGTCCGTTATTTTTCTAAGATATACCGGAACCTCCATTGCGGCTACCTTTATGGTCACAGCCGGGATGTTCGGCGCTATGGCTATCTATGGTATGGTGACCAAGAAGGATCTTACCGGGCTTGGGTCTTTTATGTTCATGGGGCTGATCGGCATTATTATAGCCTCGGTTGTTAATATGTTTTTAGGAAGCTCAACACTGCACTTGGCAATATCCGCTATCGGTGTAATCGTTTTTGTTGGACTGACAGCTTATGACACCCAGAAGATCAAGCATATGGGGGAGCAGGGGATTATGCAGCAGGGCGGTGATGTGGTTCAGAAAGGAGCGATTCTCGGTGCTCTGGCACTCTATCTTGATTTCGTGAATCTCTTTATCATGTTGCTCAGCTTTTTGGGCGGCAGTCGCGACTAAGGTTGAGAACTCTCGCTTGCAGGCGGTTTCAATCGTTGAATAAAAAAAAAGGCCGGGGCATTTGTTGCTCCGGCCTTTTTAATGCTCAGTCCATTCCAGCCTGTTCTTGTTTTCTTCTTTCCTGCCTTATTTCTCTTCCTCTTTTATCATCTTGTCCTTTTTGCCAGCAAGGCCGTACTTGGCTGAATATCCGCGCGGGGTGACCATCTTGTCGCCAAAAATAAAGGTGGCAGCGTTGCCGATGATGACGGTGGTCTGCATCCCGATGTCCTGATCCAGCATTGCTCCCAGGGTGGTTAGGCAAACTGACTCATGCTCGCGACTGGCCCCGGAGACGATTCCTACCGGCGTTTGGGGATCACGGTGCTCCAGCATGATTTCCTGCGCACGGACAATCTGTTCGGTTCTTTTTTTCGATTTCGGATTATAGATCACCGTAACAAAATCAGCCATTGCAGCTGCCTGGAGGCGTTTTTCGATGAGCTCCCAGGGTGTCATGAGGTCAGAAAGGCTGATGGCCGCGAAATCGTGCATCAGGGGGGCACCCAGGATGGCGGCACAGGCATTGAGGGCTGCGATACCTGGAATGATCTCGATTTTACTGGTGCTGCCCGTGTCCTGAGCCAGTTCATAGACCAGGCCCGCCATTGCGTAGATACCAGGATCACCGCCACAGACCAGAATTACGTTCTTGCCGCTGTCAGCCAGCTCTAAGGCCCGACGACAGCGGTCGATCTCCTGCATCATGGCGGAGGAGAGCACCTCCTGTTCCGGCGAGATGGAGTGACGGATAAGATCGAGATAGGTCTTATAGCCCACCACCACCTGGGCCTGTTCAATGGCCTGACGGGCACGGGGCGTTATGAGGTCTTCGGCACCGGGGCCGGTACCGACCACGGTAAGGGAGCCGTTTTGTTGTTTTGTATTTGTAGCGGGTATAGCCATCGAAGGATAAAATGATAAGTTGTGATTATTTTGATAATGACATGAACTCTGAAGCCAGAGTGGTCAAGATGTCTTGTTCAATAGGAAAACTTCCATGTAGCCTGAACTCGTCAGTACTTTTGCAACCACAGAAAGTGTCCCCGATGCAGAAGGTTATCAGTATTTCATTAGAATCGGTTTGACGTAATTTCAGGTAACTCTCGTAGGTGCCTTCTAAAAAAGGTCGAAGTTCTCGGTGCAAAATAAATTGATCCGCTTCTTCTGCAAACTTTCGAAGATTCAGAAAAGCGAGCGAACTATTGCAGGCTGAAAAAGTACCATGTTCAATATCAATGGCAGCACGAAACTGAAACGAGGGGAAATCATCGTCTTTGTTTCGTTGGATTTCTATCCAGGACTTGCTGTCAGTTGATGATATGCGCATATTTTTTCTGATGCTTAATATGGAGAAGAGGAGATAGACGACCCATAATTTAGCATATGGGTCGAGGACTATAGCAAACTGAGACATTTTTGCAAAGGATTACAAAAGTGCAAGGGAAAGGAGTCAGGACAAAGTATGCATCGGGAGCAAAGCTCCGGTCCGCAGTAGCTACTTCTTACTAAAGGTGTTGCAGCTCTCCATCCTGCCGCTTGTAAAACCTGTTTTGAACCACTGGACCCGCTGTGCTGAACTGCCGTGGGTGAAAGAGTCCGGGCTGACATATCCCTTGGCCTGTTTTTGTAAGCGATCGTCACCAATGGCGCTGGCCGCAGCAAGGCCCTCTTCCACATCACCCTCTTCCAGTATTTCCTGATTATGAAAGGACCAGACACCGGCAAAACAGTCAGCCTGGAGTTCCTGCAAAACCGAAAGCTGGTTGCTTTTGACCTTATCGAGTTTTCTGCGGGCCGAATGGACCTTGTCTGAGATGCCGAGCAGTTTCTGCACATGGTGGCCGATTTCATGGGCGATAACATAGGCCTGGGCAAAGTCGCCTGGTGCATTGAAACGATTTTTCAGCTCATCGAAAAAAGAGAGATCAAGATAGACCTGTTGGTCACCAGGGCAGTAAAAGGGGCCAGTGGCGGATTGCGCCAAACCGCAGGCCGATTTTACTGCATCGCGAAAAAGGACAAGGCGAGGCTCCTGGTAGTTTTTTCCCTTTTGCTGGAATAGGGCAGACCAGGTTGTTTCGGTATCAGCAAGAATGACGGAGACAAAATCCACTAGTTCTTTCTCCGCTGCTGTTTCCTGAATCGGTCCCCTGGAGCTGCTGACAGAAGGGCCTTGCTGGAGTCCCAGGAGTCCCAACATGCTCCCGAGATTCCCTGAAAAGAAGCCGTAAGCACCCAGACAGATAACCGCGATAAGGGTCCCCTTTACGCCGAGAAATTTCACCGCCATCGGCAGCAGGTGCAACATATTGCCGTTGTTGCCAAAGCCACCAGCCCCAGAGACACGCCTGTCGCGTCGATCTTCGATATTGTCGCTCTTTCGTCTTCCCTGCCAACGCATAGCTTTCTCCCTCTGTTGTGAATTGTAGTGACCTACATGTATATCCTGCATATCTACCTTGCCCATCTTGCTCGTAGCGGGCGGATTCTGCCAGGATTCTAACAGGACAGAGCCTCTGCTGGCAAGTTCAAACTCCCTGCCAGCGTGGCATTCCTTGCAGATGAAGGCCGAACTGGTCGCAAATACGGCTGGCGAACTGGCGGGCCATTGCCTGGAGATCAGGGGGATGGAGATAAAAGGAGGGCATGGGTGGGCAGATGGTAGCCCCGGCATCGTGCAGAGTCAGCATGTTGTGGAGATGGGTGCGGTTGAGCGGAGTCTCGCGCACAGCCAGAATCAGGGGACGTCGTTCTTTGAGGGTCACGTCCGCTGCCCGGTGGATCAGATTGCCGGAAAAACCGCTGGCAATGGCACCCAGGGTGCCGACGGTGCAGGGCAGAATGATCATGGCATCGTAGCGGGCTGAGCCCGAGGCAGGTGGGGCCGTGAAATCGTCCGCCGCAAACCAGCGGTTGATGCCGGGCAGGTCTTCCGGGGCCATGTCCTGCTCCAGGTGGAGCACCTTACGACCGGAGTCAGAGATGATGGCGTCTACCGCCACGTCCTGATCGATAAGCAGGTCCAGCAGGGCCGTGACATAGAGCATGCCGGTGGCCCCGGTGATGGCGAGGATGAGGCGTTGTGGGTGGGGTGTGTTGCTCGTATTCATATTTTCCTTACCGGGCGGAGAAACAGAAAAAATTATGAGATAGCCCAGTTCTCAATCTGAAGTCCGGGGATTCGTCTGAATTCCCTTTCATTATTGGTGACCAAGGTCAGCTCTTCGGTCAGGGCCTGGGCCGCTATCAGCATATCAAGCGGGCCGATCACCTCTCCCCGTTTTTCCAAATCCGCCTGAATAGCCCCGTAGGTTCTGACGGTCTCGGTAGTATAAGGAAGCAGCTCAAACGGAGCAAGGAAAGCCTCAAGGCGTTGCTGATTTTCCTCCAGACGTATACTCTTTGCAACCCCGTATTCCAGTTCGGACACGGTTATTACCGAAATTCCAATATCGCCGGGTTGGTATTGTTTAAACCTGCTGATAACCGAGGGCGGACGTTTATTGATGAGATAGATGCAGATATCTGTATCAAGTAAAAAGTTCATCCAACCCTTCTCGCTGCTGCTGTTTCTTTGCCTGATTCCGCTCTGGAAGAATGGGTTCCCCGCCCTGAAGAAGCGTTTGCTCCCAGATGTCCCAGACAGACTCTTCTTTTGGGAGCAACAGAATACCGGCTCCTGTCTTTTTTATAAAAACCTCTTTCCCTTTGAAACGAAATTCCTTGGGCAGGCGGACAGCCTGACTGCGACCATTGGTAAATAATCTTGCTGTTTCCATGTGTATCCTCCTTTTATTTTTTGAGGCAGGGTATATATCAATAAATATATATTATATTCCGATAAAGGTCAACGAGCTGAGATCCTATGGTGACGGAGCGCGGTACAACAGGAGTGAATGGTTGCACACCGCATAAAGAAATGCATCTGCTCCTCCTTTCGTTTGACACAGAACTCAGGCTGCTGTACCATTAAATGGACTTAGCTAAACTTAGTTGCAATAAGGAGCCTGTTATGATTACTGTCAACACACATGAAGCCAAGACAAACCTATCTAAGCTGCTGACCCTCGTTGCCGAAAAGAATGAGACTATAAAAATATGCAGGAACGGCAAAGTGATGGCGGAACTTGTCCAGCCGAGATCGGGAAAGGCATCCCCTGGAGAACTCCCGGTCATTCCCGAACTCACCGGAGTTATCTTCAAAGAGCCTGCCGAGGCCCCGCTGCCGGAGGAATTCTTTCCCGATTATACGCCCGGAGGAGATGAATAGATGCTCCTGCTGGACACATGCGCCCTGCTGATGCTTGCCGGTCGCCGGGAAGATATTCCTGACAAGGCCATAAAGAAACTTACAGCGCAGACAGATGAACTCTTTATCTCAACGATATCCTCCTTTGAAATTGTTTTGAAAAACCGACTAGGAAAGCTTATCCTGCCCATGGATGCCGAGGAATGGTATTGCAAGGCGGTCGAAGGCTATGCAATAGAAGAGATACCGGTCAGTTCAACTATCGCTATGA is drawn from Candidatus Electrothrix aestuarii and contains these coding sequences:
- a CDS encoding AAA family ATPase, with the protein product MKIAISGKGGVGKTTIMALLAGELQKQGKKVLVIDADPSPHMAETLGIGDAKKVKPIAEMGVLLAERAGKTQGSPFYNLNPEVNDLLRDFMLEQDGIRLMILGAVQTAEGGCACPENHVLRKMLKKMLLTANETVLLDMEAGVEHLGRGTVAGADCLLIVTIPSRSGIRTALKIKQMADDVGIPRVYFIGNLIQDEQDEQFLEQELGERPLVFFPNSSVIRKAERTEQAIVSLHESLDAPGQLVSKLFAPE
- the vapB gene encoding type II toxin-antitoxin system VapB family antitoxin — its product is METARLFTNGRSQAVRLPKEFRFKGKEVFIKKTGAGILLLPKEESVWDIWEQTLLQGGEPILPERNQAKKQQQREGLDELFT
- a CDS encoding type II toxin-antitoxin system Phd/YefM family antitoxin is translated as MITVNTHEAKTNLSKLLTLVAEKNETIKICRNGKVMAELVQPRSGKASPGELPVIPELTGVIFKEPAEAPLPEEFFPDYTPGGDE
- a CDS encoding Bax inhibitor-1/YccA family protein: METKYASTTTAGARTRARQEASTIFLAKVFNWMAGGLALTGIVAWFAVTTGLTLSIARSPLYFVLFLIELGMVFYLSARVDKMKAATATALFTGYAALNGLTMSVIFLRYTGTSIAATFMVTAGMFGAMAIYGMVTKKDLTGLGSFMFMGLIGIIIASVVNMFLGSSTLHLAISAIGVIVFVGLTAYDTQKIKHMGEQGIMQQGGDVVQKGAILGALALYLDFVNLFIMLLSFLGGSRD
- a CDS encoding type II toxin-antitoxin system VapC family toxin, encoding MNFLLDTDICIYLINKRPPSVISRFKQYQPGDIGISVITVSELEYGVAKSIRLEENQQRLEAFLAPFELLPYTTETVRTYGAIQADLEKRGEVIGPLDMLIAAQALTEELTLVTNNEREFRRIPGLQIENWAIS
- a CDS encoding neutral zinc metallopeptidase — its product is MRWQGRRKSDNIEDRRDRRVSGAGGFGNNGNMLHLLPMAVKFLGVKGTLIAVICLGAYGFFSGNLGSMLGLLGLQQGPSVSSSRGPIQETAAEKELVDFVSVILADTETTWSALFQQKGKNYQEPRLVLFRDAVKSACGLAQSATGPFYCPGDQQVYLDLSFFDELKNRFNAPGDFAQAYVIAHEIGHHVQKLLGISDKVHSARRKLDKVKSNQLSVLQELQADCFAGVWSFHNQEILEEGDVEEGLAAASAIGDDRLQKQAKGYVSPDSFTHGSSAQRVQWFKTGFTSGRMESCNTFSKK
- a CDS encoding UbiX family flavin prenyltransferase, translated to MNTSNTPHPQRLILAITGATGMLYVTALLDLLIDQDVAVDAIISDSGRKVLHLEQDMAPEDLPGINRWFAADDFTAPPASGSARYDAMIILPCTVGTLGAIASGFSGNLIHRAADVTLKERRPLILAVRETPLNRTHLHNMLTLHDAGATICPPMPSFYLHPPDLQAMARQFASRICDQFGLHLQGMPRWQGV
- a CDS encoding type II toxin-antitoxin system VapC family toxin, producing the protein MLLLDTCALLMLAGRREDIPDKAIKKLTAQTDELFISTISSFEIVLKNRLGKLILPMDAEEWYCKAVEGYAIEEIPVSSTIAMKSASLPFIHKDPCDRIIIATALEHRMPIITADQVIPQYTGIKVIW
- the cobJ gene encoding precorrin-3B C(17)-methyltransferase; the encoded protein is MAIPATNTKQQNGSLTVVGTGPGAEDLITPRARQAIEQAQVVVGYKTYLDLIRHSISPEQEVLSSAMMQEIDRCRRALELADSGKNVILVCGGDPGIYAMAGLVYELAQDTGSTSKIEIIPGIAALNACAAILGAPLMHDFAAISLSDLMTPWELIEKRLQAAAMADFVTVIYNPKSKKRTEQIVRAQEIMLEHRDPQTPVGIVSGASREHESVCLTTLGAMLDQDIGMQTTVIIGNAATFIFGDKMVTPRGYSAKYGLAGKKDKMIKEEEK